One Solirubrobacter pauli DNA segment encodes these proteins:
- the pgm gene encoding phosphoglucomutase (alpha-D-glucose-1,6-bisphosphate-dependent) produces the protein MSPTAGTRPDPSQLVDLAELEAAYHRPPSGPVAFGTSGHRGTSLKGTFTEAHVLAISEAIARHRKAEGITGPLFVARDTHALSEPAFHTAVSVFSAHGLDVRVDADDGYTPTPALSHAILTHPGSDGIVLTPSHNPPEDGGYKYNPPSGGPAGTEITKQIEAIANELLDDAGSIATAEARTTPHDYVTAYVDDLVNVIDLDAIREANVHIGAHPLGGASVAYFKAIADRHDLNLEVVSDEVDPTFRFVPLDHDGKIRMDCSSPYVMSGLIEYRDRFDVAVACDPDSDRHGIVTPTSGLMNPNHYLAVAIHYLFGGAREWEQEVGIGKTLVSSTMIDLVAKDLGRTLVEVPVGFKWFVDGLIDGTLGFGGEESAGASFLRKDGTPWSTDKDGILLALLAAEITARTGKDPGAYYEELTARHGAPAYKRVDSPIDAERKEKLLTLEPSDITATTLAGDEITAVLTKAPGNDAPIGGVKVVTDSGWFAARPSGTEDIYKLYAESLKGEEHLQQIIEEARRILG, from the coding sequence GTGAGCCCCACCGCCGGAACCCGTCCAGACCCCTCGCAGCTCGTCGATCTCGCCGAGCTGGAGGCCGCGTATCACCGTCCACCGTCCGGCCCCGTCGCATTCGGGACGTCCGGCCATCGAGGCACCTCGCTCAAGGGCACGTTCACCGAAGCCCACGTCCTGGCCATCAGCGAAGCGATCGCGCGCCACCGCAAGGCGGAGGGCATCACGGGCCCGCTGTTCGTCGCGCGGGACACGCACGCGCTGTCCGAGCCCGCGTTCCACACCGCGGTCAGCGTGTTCAGCGCGCACGGCCTCGACGTCCGCGTCGACGCGGACGACGGCTACACGCCGACGCCGGCGCTCAGCCACGCGATCCTCACGCACCCCGGCAGCGACGGCATCGTGCTCACGCCCTCGCACAACCCGCCCGAGGACGGCGGCTACAAGTACAACCCGCCGAGCGGCGGGCCGGCCGGCACCGAGATCACCAAGCAGATCGAAGCGATCGCCAACGAGCTGCTCGACGACGCGGGCAGCATCGCGACGGCCGAGGCGCGGACGACGCCGCACGACTACGTGACCGCCTACGTCGACGACCTGGTCAACGTGATCGACCTGGACGCGATCCGCGAGGCGAACGTGCACATCGGCGCCCACCCGCTGGGCGGCGCGTCGGTCGCCTACTTCAAGGCGATCGCCGACCGTCACGACTTGAACCTCGAGGTGGTCAGCGACGAGGTCGACCCGACCTTCCGCTTCGTCCCGCTCGACCACGACGGCAAGATCCGGATGGACTGCTCGAGCCCGTACGTGATGAGCGGGCTGATCGAGTACCGCGACCGGTTCGACGTCGCCGTCGCGTGCGACCCGGACTCCGACCGCCACGGCATCGTCACGCCGACGTCGGGGCTGATGAACCCGAACCACTACCTCGCGGTCGCCATCCACTACCTGTTCGGCGGCGCGCGCGAGTGGGAGCAGGAGGTCGGCATCGGCAAGACGCTCGTGTCGAGCACGATGATCGACCTCGTCGCCAAGGACCTCGGCCGCACGCTCGTCGAGGTGCCGGTCGGGTTCAAGTGGTTCGTCGACGGCCTGATCGACGGCACGCTCGGCTTCGGCGGCGAGGAGAGCGCGGGTGCCTCGTTCCTGCGCAAGGACGGCACGCCGTGGTCGACCGACAAGGACGGCATCCTGCTCGCGCTGCTGGCCGCGGAGATCACCGCCCGGACCGGCAAGGACCCGGGGGCGTACTACGAGGAGCTGACCGCACGCCACGGCGCGCCGGCCTACAAGCGCGTGGACTCGCCGATCGACGCCGAGCGCAAGGAGAAGCTCCTCACGCTCGAGCCGTCCGACATCACGGCCACGACGCTCGCGGGCGACGAGATCACCGCGGTCCTCACGAAGGCTCCGGGCAACGACGCCCCGATCGGCGGCGTGAAGGTGGTCACCGACAGCGGATGGTTCGCCGCCCGCCCGTCGGGTACGGAGGACATCTACAAGCTGTACGCGGAGAGCCTGAAGGGCGAGGAGCACTTGCAGCAGATCATCGAAGAGGCACGGAGGATCCTCGGATGA
- a CDS encoding tryptophan 2,3-dioxygenase, with the protein MSADDNLRAVEAGVTRDLRDRQTYAGYLHLDRLLSAQQPLSEPEHHDELLFIVQHQTSELWMRLIIHELDAVLSALSIDDLGPAQKGLARVKQIQRQLFEQWGVLATLTPSEYVKFRGVLGDASGFQSLQYRIIEFQLGNKNRQMLDVFAHSPADQERLRRVLEAPSLYDEFLRHLARRDYPVPADLLDRDFSEPHRRREDLIPVFKAIYDAPKRDWEAYELCEELVDVEESFQLWRFRHMKTVQRIIGYKRGTGGSSGVGFLRAALDLTFFPELLDVRTEIGA; encoded by the coding sequence GTGAGCGCCGACGACAACCTGCGTGCCGTCGAGGCGGGCGTCACACGCGATCTGCGCGACCGGCAGACGTACGCCGGCTACCTGCACCTGGACCGGCTGCTGTCCGCGCAGCAGCCGCTGTCCGAGCCCGAGCACCACGACGAGCTGCTGTTCATCGTCCAGCACCAGACGAGCGAGCTCTGGATGCGGCTGATCATCCACGAGCTGGACGCGGTGCTGAGCGCGTTGTCGATCGACGACCTCGGCCCCGCCCAGAAGGGCCTCGCCCGCGTCAAGCAGATCCAGCGCCAGCTGTTCGAGCAGTGGGGCGTGCTGGCGACGCTGACGCCGTCCGAGTACGTGAAGTTCCGCGGCGTGCTCGGCGACGCGTCCGGCTTCCAGTCCCTGCAGTACCGGATCATCGAGTTCCAGCTCGGCAACAAGAACCGCCAGATGCTCGACGTCTTCGCGCACTCGCCGGCCGACCAGGAGCGCCTGCGCCGCGTGCTGGAGGCGCCCTCGCTGTACGACGAGTTCCTGCGCCACCTCGCCCGTCGCGACTACCCCGTGCCGGCCGACCTGCTCGACCGCGACTTCAGCGAGCCGCACCGCCGCCGCGAGGACCTGATCCCGGTCTTCAAGGCCATCTACGACGCCCCCAAGCGCGACTGGGAGGCCTACGAGCTGTGCGAGGAGCTCGTCGACGTCGAGGAGAGCTTCCAGCTGTGGCGCTTCCGCCACATGAAGACCGTCCAGCGGATCATCGGCTACAAGCGCGGCACGGGCGGCTCGTCCGGCGTCGGCTTCCTGCGCGCCGCGCTCGACCTGACGTTCTTCCCGGAGCTGCTCGACGTGCGCACCGAGATCGGCGCCTAG
- a CDS encoding WS/DGAT/MGAT family O-acyltransferase, with product MRQLTSLDAQFLALENARQTGHVGSLAMLDPTTAPEGSFGCREVTRLMSERGPQLPPLRWRLANVPLGLDHPYWVEEAEIDLGYHVREMALASPGNDAQLADQVARIMARPLDRARPLWELYVIEGHESGLVAVLTKIHHAVIDGLSGAEIMALLLDLTPEGRDVEPPEEDLADPSPTGLQMLALGLAGLPRYPVRMLKAVPKALPNLDQTAFGVFPGMGTLSRVAAKLVRDGVDRPELVAPKTKFSGRISPHRRFTFGQLELEDVKAAKNKHGTTVNDVVVSVCAGAVRRWLLEHEDLPDVPLVAQVPVSVRTGDQFGTYGNRILLMAAPLYTDVEDPVERLMKTHEALLDMKERRGALPAMLLQDANNFIPPAVFARAARLTFAFSTSRPGRSAWNLVISNVPGPQFPLYMAGAKLVANYPVSVILDGMGLNITVMSYMGHMDFGIIADRDQMPDVDVLLPYLREELERLL from the coding sequence ATGCGGCAACTCACCTCCCTCGACGCGCAGTTTCTCGCGCTGGAGAACGCTCGTCAGACGGGGCATGTGGGAAGCCTCGCCATGCTCGATCCGACGACCGCGCCGGAGGGTTCGTTCGGCTGCCGCGAGGTCACCCGGCTGATGTCCGAGCGCGGCCCGCAGCTGCCGCCGCTGCGCTGGCGGCTCGCGAACGTGCCGCTCGGGCTCGACCACCCGTACTGGGTCGAGGAGGCTGAGATCGACCTCGGCTACCACGTGCGCGAGATGGCGCTCGCGTCCCCCGGGAACGACGCCCAGCTCGCCGACCAGGTGGCGCGGATCATGGCCCGGCCGCTCGACCGCGCGCGGCCGCTGTGGGAGCTGTACGTGATCGAGGGGCACGAGTCCGGGCTCGTGGCCGTGCTCACCAAGATCCACCACGCGGTGATCGACGGGCTGAGCGGTGCGGAGATCATGGCGCTGCTGCTCGATCTCACACCGGAGGGCCGCGACGTGGAGCCGCCGGAGGAGGACCTCGCCGACCCGTCGCCGACCGGTCTGCAGATGCTGGCACTCGGGCTCGCCGGCTTGCCGCGCTACCCGGTGCGGATGCTCAAGGCCGTGCCGAAGGCGTTGCCGAACCTCGACCAGACGGCGTTCGGCGTCTTCCCCGGCATGGGCACGCTCTCACGGGTGGCGGCGAAGCTCGTCCGCGACGGCGTCGACCGGCCGGAGCTGGTCGCGCCCAAGACGAAGTTCAGCGGCCGCATCTCGCCGCACCGGCGGTTCACGTTCGGGCAGCTCGAGCTCGAGGACGTCAAGGCGGCCAAGAACAAGCACGGCACGACCGTCAACGACGTGGTGGTCAGCGTCTGCGCGGGCGCCGTGCGGCGCTGGTTGCTCGAGCACGAGGACCTGCCGGACGTGCCCCTGGTGGCGCAGGTGCCGGTCTCGGTCCGCACCGGCGACCAGTTCGGCACCTACGGCAACCGGATCCTGCTGATGGCCGCGCCGTTGTACACGGACGTCGAGGACCCGGTCGAGCGGCTGATGAAGACGCACGAGGCGCTGCTGGACATGAAGGAGCGCCGCGGCGCGCTGCCGGCGATGCTGCTCCAGGACGCCAACAACTTCATCCCGCCGGCGGTCTTCGCGCGCGCCGCGCGGCTGACGTTCGCGTTCTCCACCTCGCGGCCCGGCCGCAGCGCGTGGAACCTCGTCATCTCCAACGTGCCCGGCCCGCAGTTCCCGCTCTACATGGCCGGGGCGAAGCTCGTCGCCAACTACCCCGTGTCGGTCATCCTCGACGGCATGGGGCTCAACATCACGGTGATGAGCTACATGGGCCACATGGACTTCGGGATCATCGCCGACCGCGACCAGATGCCCGACGTGGACGTGCTGCTGCCGTACCTGCGCGAGGAGCTGGAGCGGCTGCTGTGA